A segment of the Syntrophales bacterium genome:
ATTTGTAAAACCTTCAGCAAAACCGTTCTTGTGCTGCCATACTCTTTTAACGATATCAGAAGTTACACCCAAATAAAGCGTTCCATTCCGCTTACTTGCCAGTATGTAGACATAAAATTGTTTTTCCATCATCATTCTGGTCCCCGATCAGGTCGAGGACAAGGTTATCAATTCTGGATTCCCGCGTTCGCGGGAATGACGGTTGCGGTAATGTTCACTGCTCACTTCTCACTCTTAGACAATTTGATCTCCAGCAGATTGTTTTTCAGGTACATTTCATGGCTGTCAGGGTCTATTTCAGAAGGCAAATCAATGATTTCCTTCCATGTAGAACCGGTTTTTACAGACCTTACAGTAATCTGATTTTTTTCAACATCCAGCCTTAAATCAGGCTCCTCTATTCCTTTTACTTCCATAACGACCTGTATGCAGGAATCTTCATCGAATATGTCCAGCAGGCGGTCATCACTCTGTATCCATTTATCATGTTTTCCCAACAACCACCAGCTAAACAAAACTGCCTCTCCCGTCTCCGGATCAACCTTTGACCTCTCGAAGGAAAGTATCGGACATCCGATGACTTTTTCAGCAACAGGGTTAATCGTTTCCCTTATATTCA
Coding sequences within it:
- a CDS encoding Hsp20/alpha crystallin family protein, with translation TVEKIAVQLDHDGQDILWYLWDKRHAKIDRLAELIDAPNHMHMLMNIRETINPVAEKVIGCPILSFERSKVDPETGEAVLFSWWLLGKHDKWIQSDDRLLDIFDEDSCIQVVMEVKGIEEPDLRLDVEKNQITVRSVKTGSTWKEIIDLPSEIDPDSHEMYLKNNLLEIKLSKSEK